A single region of the Neomonachus schauinslandi chromosome 3, ASM220157v2, whole genome shotgun sequence genome encodes:
- the LOC110587742 gene encoding 60S ribosomal protein L32-like: MAALRPLVKPKIIKKRTMKFIRHQSDCYVKIKCNWRKPRGIDNRVCRRFKGQIFMPNTGYESNKKTKHMLPSGFWKFLVHNVKELEVLLMCNKSYCAEIAHNVSSKNHKATVERAAQLAIRVTNPNARLCSKENE; the protein is encoded by the coding sequence ATGGCTGCCCTCAGACCTCTGGTGAAGCCCAAGATCATTAAAAAGAGGACCATGAAGTTCATCCGGCACCAGTCAGACTGCTATGTCAAAATTAAGTGCAACTGGCGGAAACCCAGAGGCATTGACAATAGGGTGTGCAGAAGATTCAAGGGCCAGATCTTCATGCCCAACACTGGTTATGagagcaacaagaaaacaaaacacatgttGCCCAGTGGCTTCTGGAAGTTCCTAGTCCACAATGTCAAGGAGCTTGAAGTGCTGCTGATGTGCAACAAATCTTACTGTGCAGAGATTGCTCACAATGTCTCCTCCAAGAACCACAAGGctactgtggaaagagcagcccaGCTGGCAATCAGAGTCACCAATCCCAATGCCAGGCTgtgcagcaaagaaaatgaatag